The genomic interval ttaaaacaaagcttttctttcttcattgTGGCCTTATATATACACACGTAAACAGCGTCTAAGGTCACTGAAAACTAGATATTCTATAGATATTCAGAAATTCAGTTTTTAGTGTTTACGTCTGGACGGGCAGACATCCACATTCAATTCCTAATTGGGCCATATCAGTGAACGTAGCATCATTGACAAATGTGAACTCTGAGTATGTGTTATATGATACTGGATGATCTGAGTTTGCCACCGACACCGACAGAATGGATGTTATATTGTCTGTATTTTCAGTGCCCGTTTGTGTCATTCTAAATGTAATAATGGAAAACGGAGACAAAACCGGCTGCTGACAATGTTGTCAATAAAAATAGCATTATCCAGGAGGACTCTGTGAAGAGCAGAAACTTTTCCTGTCTGTGAACACTAGCAGAGAACACATGAACGGCCCTGGGATAAGCATTTTCATGTGTGTTAGTATGGACTGATTATTTCTGAAAAAACTGCCAACATGCTCGTCTGGACGGAGGTCATGTCTGTTTAAAAACCCAATTTTTTACAATACCTGTGTATTTGTGGACGAGGTCCAAGTCTGGATATACATGACTGTATTTAGCTCTATTAGTTACCTCGAATATTTTTGAAGATGGGTCAAACTTGGCATTCTTGTTGACGTGGACATCACTGGAGGGTAAATACTGAAATTGAAGAAGATGGTTGAATGCTGTGTGTCCAGGaacatcaaacacaaacaacactgaGGGTTAATAACTTCACCGCTCACCATTCTGAAAGGGTTTTCAAATGACTCAATGATACGTCTGGCTTTCATTTGAGCCACAGGGAGGGAGTCTTCGTCTTTCAGGATTCTTGGCTCCTTCAAAAGGAAGCAGAGTTCTTACATTAGGCCTCGACACTGCATACAAATCGACTGGCTGAAAAAAGTCGACTTAAAGAAGACCTCTACCTCAAACAGTGTGATTTTCGCTTCTGCCATGAGAACACTTGTTTTCTGTACATCAACATCCATGTTGTGCTCATCCTCTGAGAAGAGCATCCCTTGTTTCACAGGcatttctgaaaataaataCTTGTTTAAAGCACTAGAATATTATACCAACAGGTTAGTGCATGACATGCATACATAATAAAATTACCATCAGCAGAAAACGGGTGGTGGTCACTCTCAGAGACCCTGGATGTATCATGAGGGCCGAACAGCGTGACCTCTGGCTAGAAAATTATACAACATCacatgtattttaccccagcaacaACTGTAGTATGCAAAAACTTAAAACATCCACTTGGTTGAATTAGTTTTGGACAAACCTTTTTGATTGGTGTGAGTCCCCTATTCTTTTGAGCAGCAATCTCCGCCTGTGTGGAGTGTAGAAAATGATGTTTGAGCGATTTAGACGACTTCATTGACAAGTGGCTTAACGACACAGACGCTGAGATTATgtcacagacaggaaatgttAAATCCCTGCTGCCACCCGTCATTTCTCACCTTAAGGAGAGGCATTTCTCTGGCTTGCTGCACGAGCAAATGGAGTGCGTTGACCTGCTGCCTCACCAGCGGGGGTACAGGGTTGCAGCAGGCAATGATGCCCTGAGGCTCTCTGAGAAGATAAAGACAAATTACTTTGCTGGACGTTACGAATAAAAACACTAAATTCCGCCAGCAATGAAATGAGAACAACGATCACTAAAGACATGAGTCACAGTGGGAAATCCACTTACTTGGGCAGCTCCTCGGATATCTTGATCATCATGTGAGTAGGCAGGACATATCTGAAATGCAGAAAACACTTAATTAAAACATGTTAAGACTGATGCAGAAAGACTATGAATGATCATAAAAGCAGGGAGATTGTCACAGAAGCATGTGGGTTGGAAAAATCTGGCTGGGCACAAGTTATAAATAGGAGAAACCGCTCCAGCAGCGGATTTCCAGAGAAGCGAGTCCATCCATTTCCAAACAGCCTACCCGGTGCTTTCATCTTCCTGCCTGGCCAGCTTGTCCCTCCAGGCAAACAGCAGTCTGAAGGCAGTGAGCTGCTGGGTGTTGAAAGACCTTTTCTGCTTCCTCTGCACCTCCAGATATGACTCCTCTGTGTATATAGGCTTCATATATTTCTGTAAGGGAGTGGGGTGGCATAGTGAATTGTGACAAATGTcaggaaatacagaaaaattATGTGTGTGGAAATGTAGAAATATGAAAGCAgtaaaagaaactgaaaatactTGACAGAGAATTATACTGGAATAGCGTCAATTTCATCTTCATGATGTATGAAATGAGGTCTGTGCTAACCTTCAGGGAAATGTCTTTGCTTTTGTTCCAGACACTCTGCAGAAGACCAGGCTGCCCGTGGTTGAAATCCAACAGCTGTGCCCTCACACAGTCGTAGATATAAAGCAGGTAGTGGGTGTCCGTCCGGGCATACTGCACCATCTCATCTGGCAAGGGGCTGCAAGGCCAAAGTGTGACACATTATTACCATCCCGCCCAAATCAATTAtaatagaaaaatgtattttaagagTGTTTTAACACCTTTATTTGGTCTGCAACAAAGGAAAAGTAAAACATCTGTTGCATTCTTTTGGTCTTGTTCTTGTTTAGTAATTGAAGCAGGAGTAAATATTAATTCACACAGGAGGACATGTATCTGGTTGACCGGacacagtggcggttctagaccagttttactAGGGGGggcaggttggggccggctttttttgttagggggcacatacaacccggaaaaaaagttaaattcctcattcagacaaaacagtgtttccaattacagcaattttgattgggtagtaaactgctgagacactttatttctgcctttcccttcaaaacaaaatcattgcaagaaatctgtcattgtattattgatgcagactccctgtcaggggggccacaggggggtccagactcagagttacgggggcactggcccctgttggccccccccccagaaccacCCCTGACTGGACAGTTTTGGTGATTCACTGTGACTGTGCATTATTAGGACATGAAAGGGGAGATTGAACTGAGACTAACTGAAGTTTATGTAGCACTTTAATGCTTCTGATGTGTATATTTCTGTTCTTTGGTGTCACAAAGAGCTCATGAAGAACGTATTGAATATATCATAAGTTATATGACTGATCTATCTCGCATTTGAGTGTGACCGATGTCTTCACATATGCTCCTTGTTTGAGAACAACTTTTCCAAACAAGCCATGTGTGAATACAGACCAAGACATAATCTTACAAAAAGTCTGAAATACATGATGCACTATCTTGTTAAAACTCTATCCAACAGTTAAATCTAAAACATCAATCGTCTCCATACCGAATCCTCCAGTCAGCCAGCTGATAGCGTTTGTCTGAGCCCACGTTGCAgaagtgtgtgagcaggtgGTCGAGAGAATGTCTAGCCAGGTTCAGAGCTCGGCTAGCCTGATGCGTGTCAAAAAGTCTGACGACATACAAGCCAAAGTCCCTCTGGAGCCACTCGATATCAGAGTCGGCACCATGAAATACCTgagaagaggacagaaagaTATTCAGCTGAAAAACCTCTCTGGTGAGCTACtcaaagtaataataataataatttactaTTTACATAATTTGACTTGCTTTGATGCAGAAATTAATTGAATCAAGATGATTAAAAACTGGAGACACAACATGTGACATTTTCCCATCTGGATTATTTCACAGATCTTGGTGGTTCAAGCCCACACAGCACACTTTTCACAGGTATCCTACAGTGAGTGACTGAGTCACAGCAGCTCCCACACACAAAAGGACACCCGCCAACTTTATTAAACACGGGTGAAAACTGTATGGCTGTGAGACAGCTCAAAGGTTTCAAGATTACATCTATGAGAACTTAATATCACGACACTGCTGGAGATTTCTTCTCCAGGTACATTGAGATGGTTCAGATGCAGCCAGTTTATAAGTAGTCTGAGTCATCTTCAATTTCATCTGCTAAAAAAGGAAATTTCCTTGAGGCCATGTTAAGGCTGTTTCTTGTTGCTGTGATGTGGGAATGCTATGACGCAGCTTTACAACGCAGACCAAAACAGCGAGCAGAACAAGTGGTCGGACTGATTATCATTACATAGCCTCAGGTCAGTTATCTGAACCACTTATCTGGtgactgaaagaaaatgaatggccagctattctaataaatgtttaatggtTTCTAGTCATTATACAGGCAAAGATATCTATgatttgctggtttcagcttcttaaatgtttgGATTTGTTGCTTTCCTTTGTCACTTATGATAGTAAATTAAGTCTTTTGAActgctggttgtttttttttaacattatataCATCAGTGTGAAAATAATTAGCAGATTAATTGATACTGAAAATAATTGTAAGCTGCATCCCTAGATAGGACTCTTTGAGATGTATGAGATGAAACCGACTTTAAACAACGATAAAATGACAGAAgatttccattttaaaacagccacacagactgtacccattttaaaaacaagtcacaGACATGTAATATAATCTTCCCTGTGGAAGGTCAATATCAGCAGGAAACAGGAACAAAGGTTTTGCAGACAATTCAATTACCTTGACAATGGCCGGATCAGTGAACGCCTCGTTCAGGATGTAGAGTTCGCTGCGGAGCTCCAGCGTGTCGATGATGAAGTCCTCCTCTCTGGTGGAGATCTGCATCAGACTGGTGATCCCAAGGAAACTCCTGTAGGAGTGATGCTGTTGTGGAGAAGAGAGTGTTAACATAACTTCTGCTTATTCACAAGAGTTTAGCAcaaaactgaactgaatgccTTCATGACTCAAGATGTTAACATTGTATAGTGTCACAAAGGCACCATCTGTCGCTTGGCTGTTTCATTGAATCACTTTACATCATGTAGACATACAAGAAGCTATTTTCCAATCCCTTACCTCAAGGTCCACTGCAAATTCAGACAATTTACACAGCTTCTCATTAAGAGCCACCAAATCCTCCAGTGTGTCAATAAAGGAGAAGTTAGATTCATCCATTGGTCTgtacatctaaaaaaaaaaaacccacaagcAAAAGATTTAGCAGGAGCCAGATCAACAATCAGAGTGCCATATTATAGAACTATTATGACTCACCTGCACTTCTGGTTTAGAGAGAAGGCTTTCTGGTAGTAAAAGATGATCCAGTTCATATTGATATGGATGTGCAAACCTACAATCATCAATATCACAACTTAAGATGGAAGACGAGAAATACAAAAAGGCCAAAGAGTCAATGTTCCACAAGAGACGAGTCTTACATGTCTTCAACGTGTTCTTGAGTTCTCTGCTGGTGAATTAAGTCAGCCAGGGCAGCCGGGACATCTAGGTCCTCAGGTCTCTCTTTAcggatttgtttgttggtgaaATCTACAAGTGGAGAGCAAGAGAGCGAATACTTAATGAATGTGAAGAGTAAAGATTTGCCAAATTACTGTTATTAAAACAAAAGattggaggaagagggagaagtcTCACAGGAAGGAAGAGGCTTCACTGCGTTGGGCTTGATGAAGATCTTGGGAATAAATGGTGTGTTGCTGTTGTCAACTTTTTCCTTGAATTTCAGCTGAGGCCTTGCGACATTCTTGGCGTGTAGCAGTCGGAACATCTCGGAACGACTGCCAGAGCCAGAACCCTGATAAATAAAAGCATTGTTTACCACAGGGTGTGAAGCAGCTGTAT from Sparus aurata chromosome 7, fSpaAur1.1, whole genome shotgun sequence carries:
- the exosc10 gene encoding exosome complex component 10, coding for MASSSKSNDSTNSGLKDNNSDPNDEDKPELCPGFKDVDAFVKHGFGAVLSATKASASLPQAGDEFDFYRSFPGFQEFCESQGDKLLHFMSQIMQVHGCRSHLRDRNKLTGLEERFDLIVDSNDVILERVGILLDEADGVNRSQQPVMPAGFQPPKIVVSSWNRKGSGSGSRSEMFRLLHAKNVARPQLKFKEKVDNSNTPFIPKIFIKPNAVKPLPSYFTNKQIRKERPEDLDVPAALADLIHQQRTQEHVEDMFAHPYQYELDHLLLPESLLSKPEVQMYRPMDESNFSFIDTLEDLVALNEKLCKLSEFAVDLEHHSYRSFLGITSLMQISTREEDFIIDTLELRSELYILNEAFTDPAIVKVFHGADSDIEWLQRDFGLYVVRLFDTHQASRALNLARHSLDHLLTHFCNVGSDKRYQLADWRIRPLPDEMVQYARTDTHYLLYIYDCVRAQLLDFNHGQPGLLQSVWNKSKDISLKKYMKPIYTEESYLEVQRKQKRSFNTQQLTAFRLLFAWRDKLARQEDESTGYVLPTHMMIKISEELPKEPQGIIACCNPVPPLVRQQVNALHLLVQQAREMPLLKAEIAAQKNRGLTPIKKPEVTLFGPHDTSRVSESDHHPFSADEMPVKQGMLFSEDEHNMDVDVQKTSVLMAEAKITLFEEPRILKDEDSLPVAQMKARRIIESFENPFRMYLPSSDVHVNKNAKFDPSSKIFEISKRWKLQSIEQQQKELEAKKKAKEEAKQLAKKVADERNKAKQSYKESLQNVATVRQQAAESAKGGAKKRERVPSEVGESTPKPSKKLMTPAEKPQKTEPPPEESFKPFDYSQSDLKVFAGNKSKDNTQFDPNRQAHDFKKKKFGRGQKSNLGAGGRSMSYMAGKSDRGFRHNWPKR